The following nucleotide sequence is from Drosophila takahashii strain IR98-3 E-12201 chromosome 3L, DtakHiC1v2, whole genome shotgun sequence.
TCACAGCCGTATTCCTAAGCCGGGATAAAAGAATTTACATAGTATATTTTTCAGCGGCTTAAATACTTTTCTGCTGTTGGCCAATTCGGTTTGGCACTGGTCTTAATGCGACTTAACAGTATTACAACACTCAATAGCCAATTggacaacatttaaaaaggaagTACAACATAACCGGAAACAGAGACGAAAACGTAAACTTAAACCACATTGAGCAGTTGGACAAACATGGAAAAAGATTGAAACACATAAAAACGGCAATAGACGTTACACACAACGAGAGACAAAGATACAAAAAGTAgatagagacagagagagataAAGACACTAAAGATACaaataaagtaaaacatatacaGCCGACAGACAGTTTGAAATCTGAAGTCTCGGCAATTTTACAGCAgaatgtcaattttttttcaaaagcgtacacaaatttaaaataaaatcctgCTTTCGGTgcctttaaataaaagaaaatgtaaaacccTACAGAAATTTATGCACAGTAtatgccaaaatattgaaatagaggTACATTTTGGAAAGTTTCTCAGAAGGCTcattaagtaatttttatataagagCTTAAAGTTGAGTTAGGGATCTTTTAAAGATCTGAAACTTTCAGAATAGAACAGTTTTAGGAACAGTGAAAATAGCTTTGCTACCCTATCCGCCCTACTCGTTTCGGTCCTGACCTGTTGCTGATTGTCTTTGGCCTGCTTGAATTTCAATTGACTTGGTCCCAACGGGTAGTGATGATTACGACCAGATCCCACGTTGCCGCCGATTCCGCCCAGGTGACGCAATGAGGCATGATGGGGTGgataatgttgctgctgttgctgatgtggctgctggtgttgctgctgttgttgttgttgttgtgggggCGATAATGGTGATGAGGACAGGTTGCTGGCTGTCTGGTAATGTGATGCTGGCTGTGAGCGATGCAGTATGGGTCCCGCCGACATGGGACGATGGGGCAACTGTAGTGCGGGTCTATCGTATACATATACACAGGTCAGTTAACTATTACGGTGGGGAGTGGATGGTTGGGGATCAGTGTTGGAGGTTCCCTAGATATATTAAGCTGTCAAACCTTCACAAATTATACCCaacataaataattcaattttttatctaattaagAGTCATTTTTGAAagctttactttactttttgcacatttctaaaacaaataatagttttctaaTCATTTTATTACTTTAGACACTATTTAGAACCCAAAATTACGATCTTTTTCAACACTGTTTCGGGATAGGATTATGGGATATAGGTTTTCGGTTATTGGCTAGGTACCGTTTGTGTATATCCGATACGGTCATGCCCAGGCCCGAGTCCGACGAAGGACTCCGTCCGGTGGCGGCTATTATTTCCAAATCGTCGGCTGTTACCTGTTGGGGAACGGAACGGAATGGTACGGAAtggaacgaaacgaaacgaacgaTTTGGTTTGCATACGATTCAGATCGAGTGAGACAGTGACAGCTGAACAGCTtgagagtgagtgagtgagaaGGGTTCTAATCTAGGCTTCCGTAGAATTCTACCGAGCATAGACAGAGACAGAAAGAGATATAGAGAGCGAGACAGAGATAGCGACTAGGAGTCAGAGCTGGAGAGCGACAGAAATAGAGTGTCTGGAAGTGCATTCGTAGTTCGATCTATAGTTATATTGATTGGTATTTATATGCATATATTGGTGCTGATTCTTGGTGACTGTTGTGGTTTCTTGTTTATCTTTTAGGTGCACTTTCGGTGTGGGATTACATAGATTCGATGTGATATTTTACAGTAACTTGGTTGCTTAAATCTtatactaaatttaaatttaaagataacTATTTGGCAGTAAGCCAAAACTGATCTAAGTCATATCccattattatatttacaaCTTTTGAATATAATCAAATAGTTTCGAATTTTCCCAATAAGGGCCCCTGTATTTAAGGTTTGCGatcgaatttattttgtttttgcttaatCTACATTAGTTCACAAAAGCCCCTCTTCTTATTGctaaaaattatgtaaaaacttTGCCACTACAATGTAACTAAAGTTGtatctatatatatgtgtttattgttttggaaaaattgacATTCGATTTGATTGTACTtcttttgaaatgcaatttcaCTTGGAAAGGGCCGAATCAGAAGTAAGCAAGTTTCTGAAAGctttgtaaaaagaaaataaacgaGAATTACATGCAACATTTGGGAAATGAAAGAAGCATTAACTGGTTTAGAGTTGGGTGGATAAAGAAAGTATCAAGTGTATCTCGTTCAACAATTAAACTACAAGTTTTGTTTGGATTTTCTTTTGTCGAGTGTtattgtatttgttctacAGTTGAaacagataaattaaagtaaaagttACAAACGTACAGTGACAACAATTATCAACGACAACAGCAAGAAGAGAAAGATATActaaacaataaacattttgtagGGGATATATAAGTAGAGTAGAGTAGAGTATAGACGAATAGTAGACAGTGGACCGGTTGAACAGTAGTCAACGTTTAGTTAGAGTATTTGGCTGAACATGCTCAGTGTTTTTTGGTTAAGGAAGTGTCTCCCTTAACTAAGTATATATTGTGTCTGTGTCGTAGAATAAATCTTCTAAAAAGCTTACCGGCAAATCACGGGCGGGGTCTCCCTTACGCTGTAAAAGATAAAGGGGTTTACATGGGGGCTAACCGGAAATGAGCTTCCTCGGGCTTACCCTATGCCTATCCACGCTATAAGGATCGCGTTCTCTGCGGTAGACTAGCTCATCGTATCGCGTGCGATCCTCGGGGAACACCAGTTCCCGTATTTCCGTCACTAGCGTGTGCTGGAAGTGAGGAAATTATATGATTAGCCTGACTTATTAAAGCTCCCAAAAACCTTCTGTGAAACGCACCTTCTCGTACGTATCTAACATCTCTAATAAGACGGCAACAAAGGCATCTATGGTCATTGCTTTCGCACTATATTCGGCAATATAGTAGGAAAGGCTTGCAAAGTGATGACGGGGCAGCAGAGAGCGCGCCTTCTCCTCCACCATGGTCGCAATTTGACCTTTTCGGCGTGCTCTGTGTGAGATCAAAGGACTAATGTTGTAGGATTTCAGAGGAAACTTTGAGCTTCTCGGGTGGACCCACCTTGTGCCCGTTGGACTGTAGGCATCCCAGGGCTCCATCTCGATGGAGGTGCAGGAGTGCGGCACCTTGCCCACGTCTCGTATCACCAGCGACATGCGCTTGTGGTACTTCAGCTGACCCACCGCCTCGTCGTGAGTCACATCGAGAAAGGATTGCCCGTTGACTTCGAGGATCTCGTCGCCGATCATTAGTCCGGATCGATCCGCCACACTGTCCTTATCCACGCCGGTGACGAAGATCCCCAGGCCGTACTCCACGCCGCCACGGATCATCAGGCCCAGAGATTGACCGGGCTCGATCAGCAGCTCCACGCGACGAATCCTGATGGGTGGTAAGGGGTTAGATTTCTCAATAAATCCTATGGATTATGGTGTCTTTAGTAACCCCttgatataaacatttttaatgagtcaattttcttaaaataaaaaaaatgttttggattTACAAATTggagcatttaaaattttttaaataccgcAGTGGTAACCAGCAAAACAAACTTTGCCTCTCACTGAAAGTATGCCAAAATTTCGTAGTAATTTTTCTGCTCTGCTGGTAAGCACTGGAATAAAGACATCTTTAGGTCCTAAAATCCTTTGATATACCGGAATAATTACACACAAAAGAAACACGgcgggatcaaatcgatatgcgcatggttaatttgtggtatttttttttatgactttGAAAATGAGAGCAAAATGCTATATGACAACTTAAATGACGTGAGATGGAGCTAATTCTCTTAATTAGATTTGAAATTAGAACTAAGAAcatgttgattacattttgagcatatcaaattgatatgccgcatatcaagtcaaaatttataccacataatatcaaattgatcaagttttttttggctgtacCAATAAGTACTTATCAGTAGTATTTTGGGTTGCAATAGTAATGCATGTAAGAGCTTAAGAATCATTGTTTTataccagcggtcggcagcgtcctattaagtgagcataggaaaTTGTTCTGCTCATTCTCTGCCTATCACGtatactgtagaacagcggtctttACACACACACTGATGAGCTGCCCCGTGCaatttactcacacaaatataaaacaaaatgaaattgtatgagtgtgccgaccgctgttttaTACTCACCGATCCCGTCGCTCGCTGCGCCTGCCCCCGTACTCCATGGGCGGGGAGGCGGGTCGTCCGTGGCGGTCCATCCAGGAGCAGGTCTGGCGGAAGGGCAGACCCGCCCCCgaggccgccgccgccgctgctgccgctgccgcctgGTTCTGTGGGTGCAGGGGTGGAGCCATCGATGCGTACATGGGGTCGCGGGAGGGCGGACCGAAGCCGTGGAGCGGGGCGGTCGAGTTCAGAGTGGGCGGCGCTCGCACCGTCATACTGATTTGACGTGACGATTTCAATATCTGCACACATCTCTgcgttaagaaaaaatgtggCAATAGAAGAGACACAAAAAAGAGAGGACAGATGCGAGCAGAACGGAACGGAATGAACCAACAAGAAGAGAGAGAGCCGAAAAGGAGCAAAGtactaaatgaaaattaacaaaattaaattgaaatacgCAAAATGCTTGGACCAATACGTGTACGTAGAGTGGTGCGAAACCTCCCCGAAAATTCccgaaattattaattaacttTAACTGTGGGCGTGTCCGCTAAAATTCCCCGTTAAAGCCCCCCAAGGCCCCCTGACTTTCATTAGTCGCCGGGCTTTTGCGGTCTAGTTTTGTTGTCAGTTTCCAGTGTCGCTTGCCACAATTTGCTgtcattattttaattgtttctgACCAAAAAACTAATGTGAGAATGTGCAAAATTGTGTTGGTCCACGGACGAGGGGGAGGTGCGGGTGCTGTGTGCAAATTGGTCTGTGAATCCTCACAGGTGTTGTCCGCTTTTAGGGGCTTCAAGCTTCGGTCAGAGTCTTAATTTTTCGGTTTGCGGTCGGCTTTCCTTGGGCTTTTCACCCAACAgcacacatttttaataatcttGTAACGTTTCTGTCGATCTAAAATGCAACGCCATAAGCTTTTGTGGTTGAATTCTTTGACATTCagcatgaaaataaatatattgcaaAATCCTACTAGTTTAGTTTCACAGTTAAAAGGATGTGCAGctcaaatggaatttttaaaaggcaAATGCAATGCAAAGTCGTCTGCTTCAATTGCTTGAAGAAATTTTAGTCTGGTCAACTGAAACTACCAACTAAAagaattccaaataaatagcAATGAACGTAAACAAAtgtatacttaaaaaaattcggatACAAAATGCGACTAATCTATTGCCAATTTTTTCTCGGTGTATATTTGTATTAGTgtattattgattttattttcatagttTTTCTCAAATGTATGTTCGTATTTGGTTTAGTAATATTCATACAAAACTGTATCAAGTGCATAAAGATTTATATACTTGTATAGGAAACAACTACGAAAAATCGCTCGAAGCAGACAGCAATCGATCcgggaaatggggaaaatgtCAATCTATATATTTGCATTTGTGCTTATCTTCGTCGTGTGTGTgggagtgtgtttgtgttccCAAACAAGTTCTGTCGAAAACggttaaagtttaaattgatAGAAAGCGTGAGAAATGGCACACCATGTGCCATGCCTAAGCCTTCGTCCTTTCTAGCCATCTAGTAATATGTTTGGGAATGAATTATATTGACTATCATAACGTGTCACATAAAATATTCCACAATAAATTGACTTTCGTTCTTGGGCAGCTGCCATCGTCGGAGGGCTGAGGACTGAGGAAATCCTTTTCTTTTGGCTACTCTGTCAAGTGTCGGCCATAAAAGACGATGGTGGCCTACTGAATACAGTTTACTCGTTGTACGGCTGTACAAATATGTAGCATGGCTGTGCACATGTATATATGCTTGATGGATAGAACCCCATTATGGGCAACTATTAAGAGCCAGCGATTGACAAACTGAGGCTGCCGATACCAGGACGGCCAGCTAGaaaatcgcattaaaaatcaataaagtgtacaataaaattagatattttttgatggaagaaacatttttgacaAGGCTGTCAGGGTCGAACGAAAGGCAGCGACTTGGACGAAGGGAGAACAAGGAGAAAATACACCGAAGTGGGGATTGTTCGTGAATatgaaaagattttatatttctcaCAGAATTTCTATTCTaacttgttttcatttttatttctgcTAGGAATTTGTAAAAGTAAACTTGATTTTAATTGGTACCACTGAAGGTACGTTTCAATTTGTATACACTTTTAACGAAgcttctttttcttatttcttgcaaatatattatttcattCCTTCCAtacacatttatttatagatttataatattatgtaAAGGGACAAACAGTGCCCTTgtcaatcaatttaaatattcgataaacatttattttcagaaaatcaaAGGACGCTTTCTTGTCTCCCCGCATTGCTGTATGCTTTAATCGATTTTTATCTATGTATAAATAACATTAGctactacaaaatatttaataaagatCAAaagagatataaatatttatgcgggcgcaaatattttgttggaTGCTCACCTTCAGCGCCTCCTCGTGATTGATTGAGGTGAAGGGGGTGCCGTTCACCTCTAGGATTGTATCACCGGGTCGCAAACCGGCGCGCTCGGCCACCGAATTTTCCTCGATGCGTGAGATGTAGACGCCTAAGCCTGaagcgaaaacaaaaatgagaaGAGGAGGGGAAATCAATTAGCCAGCccagcacacacactcaatttttaataaaagttcCCCCTGAAAACCCCGGGCCAAATTACCCAGACCCCTTTTCTTCCACGGGCGTCTgtgtttctgtgtttttttttcgatgtttTTCATTAAGCTCAGCCATTTTGCAGTGGATTGAGGATGGAGTGCGGCAGCcattttatgtttaatttataaagcatgtgtgtctgtgtgaatGTGAGAGTGTGCACAATGGCGACGATGCACGGTAAAGAGAGGAGGAACGGAAGAGGAGGGGGGAGATGGAGAGGcgagaaaaagaaaagcctGCATACGGGGGCAacttaaatagatttttatcGATTTTAAAGCCGTCCGCATATtgcaaactaaaaataaattctacaGCAGGAAATGGGAATGAAGGAAGAGGAAGGGAAAAGGAAGGGGCACAAGCAGCGGCAGAGGAAAAGAGGCAGGAAAAGCTGGTTAGCCAAAAAGGTAGTCAGGTGCAAAATGCACTTGGAAATGTCAAAGCTGCTGGCGGTTTGTCACACACAAACATGCACGCCAATACACGTGGTTACTCCAACACGGACGGACACACGGCTCTTCGAGACCTGGACAATAAAACGAAATTGAAAACTAAATTGCACGTAAGAGCTTCCCAtgccaaaaaggaaaatgaaCCGGGAGGACCATCACCCAAACCGACTGGGCGTGACATCGAATCAAACAGCAAGGGGCGTGCCGCCAGATGGATTGAGTGGGTAAAAGGTGTCTGGAAATTTCTGTTGTGTAGATTTTTCGGCATTCCGAAGGACTTAAGATAGCTTACGATATCTTTTAATACAAGCTTACACCAAAGCCAGCATTAGCTTATAACTAAAACTTTAAGTACTAAGTATTCtaattatatttgtaaataaagcAAATGTATGTCAACAACTATTTCTAAATCGCTTTATTTCTCTGTTAAGTGTATGTAAAATCACAACTAACTCCTGAATCTcttgcaaattttgtaaaatcttTAAACTGAGTTTGAGTTATAATTAATTCCCCTTACTCACCTGAGTCTTTGCCTCCTTTGACGCAAATGCCGAAACCATGATCGATTTGCTGGTCGCGCGACATGGAAACGGTTCGCGTCGTAAGTTCATGGATATTCGGGACACTGCGATCCCTTTCCCGCTCCCGATCCCGATAAATCTGCAAAATAAAGAGGCATTAGAAAAATATACCGGAAAACACTTTACGAGAGTATCAGCGaccattaatattaatatgatcacgaaatcaattaaataggtttataaaaattaaaaaatgtgtatgtatgtacattagggcggtcctcatttgtattgaaatttttaaggtgCTACACCTACACGGTGAGCATTATGGTATTAAaggtaaaaaatcgcgtttaaggGTTTGCGAAtttgctttaaagtttataacccaaagatttttaataaaggTGGCATAGATTTCAAGAATATAGTTGAAATTCATAATTCATTcacgaaattcataatttggcAGGACATGAAATGGGAGaacgatttttttcgaccaaaaCTGTTATGGGCGTCGCATGAGTAATTTTTAAGCAAACTTTGAGGACGTTTCGCAAGGCCTAAatcccgaaaaaaaatatttttgttttcagaaAGATTTTTTGCTTACTTTAATATACCAAGTGAAGGGGTGAGaatagaatttcattttttggtctgccctaatgtacatagaGCTCCCAAAAGTGTTGACAGTTTGATATTTctcaatattcaatatttgtCTTGTCATCTAAACATCGATACTTTCGAAAGTATCATGATTCATATCCtcaataatttgtaaaacaaTCCTAAAGATATCTTTAAATTAACCTATCattgatttgtattattaatagagttatgacacttttgaaatatttttctttagttAGAATCTTTGTTCAGATATTGCAACTGatttgtttgatattttttgcgtGTCGCTATCATAAGGTTGTTTGGATTATCACCCACCTGGTGGGTGGTGGAGGGCGGACTGCTGGCGGGGCTCCGCCTGCCCGTGCGATCCCGATCCCGCGTGCCGCCGTTGCTGTAGTGGTAGCTACTCGTAGGAACTGATGACGACTGGGTGGCGCCGAACATGCGCAGCACCTGCTCCGGCGAGATGGGTCGCTTCTTGTTGCCGTTGCTACTCGCGTGCTGGCCCATCCGATCCGCTCGTGCGCTGGCCGCCGTCGAGGTGGGCAGGGTGCCCGCCGTTCCAGCGGCCATGTGGCTGGCGGGTGAGGAGCTGAGATAGGCGCTGCCACGCCCCGGCAGCGAGCCGCCCTTGGTGGGCACGCCCGCCGAGTTGAAGTAGTAGTGCGGCGAGTGGGGGCGCTCGATGATCGTGTAGGAGGTGCCCGGCGGAGAGTAATAGAGTCCGGATCGACCGCCGGCGCCGCGCAGCGAACTTGTGCTGTTGCCAACGCGCGATCCActggccgccgctgccgccgacGATCCGACATAGGGTCCGCTGCCCGGCGGCGGACTGATCATGCCGAAGGCCAGACCAATGTCCTCCGCCTCGAAGCTGCTCGGGCCCGGCGCTCCACTACCGCGCAGGTGGTGACCACTGAGGCCCGCCGATCCGCCCGTCGGCACGCTCGACGACGACTGCGTCCCGCCCAACGTGGGCCCAAGTCCAAAGCCGGCGGCTGCCGCTGCGGTCGCATTGTATCCGTAGGGTCGGGCACTCCATCGCGAGGGTCCAAGATCACAGAGTTCGGCATAGTCGTTGCCAGCTGCGCTCATTGTCAGGGGGTCGCCGTCGTATGGAATGCCACTGCCCCCAAGGCGCATTACACTGCTGGAGCTGGAATGGAGGAGGTACCATTAAATATACAGTAATACCATTAAGTAATCTCGAAGTGCAACTAGATCGATCTGCCAGATCGAAGTTTTCTAAGCTCAGTGAATTCAGGAATTAGTTATTAAAGATAGATAAATAAGCAATAACATACACAATTAGAAAACTAATATCACTTTCTTAGGATATTTCAGTTAGACCCCTGCATGAATTCATTCAAGGAAttattttgaacttttttgttttatgggaatgaatcaatttgaattttgagtttaacagaattgaatgaattatgAGTTTCAATAGAATGAATGgcaataatttaaacaataataattcaGACAGGTTTGCTTAAATCATTCATTTCATTCCAAATTAATTAGAAAGTCAATTCTATCAATTAAATTAgtcatcaaaaaaatttaataattatgagTCACaatgaaatgtagaagaaaatgattagttttcctaataaatatttcacaacAAAAACAGCCCTACGAAATAAGGATTCCCTTACATTAGTCTATTTTGCACGCGTTTAAAAGGCCTAATCGACCCCTGCTCTCGTAACAGGTACCACCCATCCGGAATTGGGTTAAAACACCCGCTTCTCCATCCAATCTGAAATCCCTCGAACAACTTTTGTTTGCGTACGCAGGCCGCTAAGCCGCAGCTCAGACTGAGCGCCACATTCAGTGCAAACAATGGCTTAATCTCCAGAGTCATATGGAATACTGCTGCCCCTCATCCTGCGCCACATCATGGCcgtaaaaacacacacacacactcatttGCACACACTGCGAAATCAATGGGAACTTATGCCCCGTGCTTCATTATTTATGTGCCAACTTTGgctggcaaaacaaaaacaggttAGCACAAAGGCAGCAGCGGCTCCCGGAGGAGGAGCTTTTCCCCATAAACCATCCCATCCGCACATTTTCACACCGTTCAGATGGTAAGAGGCGCCTCTGTACTCATAAATAGTTGAAAATTACCGTGCTCACACATTGCCACTCACTTAGCCATGGCCCTGGTATTAGGAATGACGTGCACACGATAGCCATTCAGCGGCACtggccataaaatattttcaattttcccgggtaaaaacaaaaattcatcCAGCACACATGCATTTATTGATAGCCGATAACTACTCGCTGGCTAAAATTGAGTGCCAAACAAAAGCAAGGACCGAAAtaccgaaaaacaaaagtaaCTTTTCGTATTTCAACTAAATTTTTAGCTATCGAAATGCTATAgtgtaataaattataaattatttagtattaatattttttcagttaGTTAAAAATTGTACCAGTTCCAATAGTTTTTGAAATAAGTATTTTATGAGACTATTATCAGAGAGTCAAAATGGATAAGATGTACCCTGTATAAacgaaattaataatttaatatttattgcagAAGcctcaaattaaatacaatttatttttaaaagtttatgccaaactgttttaaataaatatacaattcGAAACTGACTAGCTCAAAGGGAAGTTCCTTTACATTCAATCAGCCCGCCGAgttcaattaaaaaacttgCCCATCGATTATGCCAATAAAAGTTGCATCAAAGGCATAAACGAAACGCTGTCGATTAATCGAGTGTGAATAGCAAATAAGTTTCGAGTGCTCAAATACTCGTGCGTGGGTGTGTGGATTTTTTTCCTTGCACTTGTGTGAGTTGTAAAGTTATGTGGGTGTGTTGGTGTAGAGTGGGTGGGGAAAGGTAAAGTGCACTTTCAGCTAAGCGCCAAAGAACAAAGCGCCGGCCAATTTGGTTTGACGCTTAAGCGCACTTAGCGGTCGACCATtggcaaacacaaacacaaacaggacatacatacaaacacgCACACTTGCTCGGTTTAGTGACTaacacacacagagacacCTACGTAATGGCTGGCAGTTGTGCTTACGTCTAACAAGCAGCCAATAATGTCCTTTTTGATTTACCGATACACATTTGCATTTCTTTCTGCCACACAACAAATTGGCAAGCAGACGCCATTACAAATGAGGCTAACAAACACACGCGCAGGAATACGAATAGAAAACATATGTTTGAGGGTGTGTGTGCGCAGTATGCCAATgtattttgtataaatatcAATAAGAAGCATCAGCAGAAGCTTGTGctatattatatagatatgaCAATAAATTTCTCTGCTGCTATTTCACTCTCATTCTCACCCCTATTCCCCTCCCTTTTGTTTCTCccactttttgtattttattttattttattttacttatttttctttgtgttCTTGTTGCTGCCTTGGCTTTGTTAGAGAATAAACGGCAAAAACAGCATGCTCCAAACGTATTTACTCATGACCTTGCTAAAGCACAGCCAGCACTCACACACTCGCCCAAGGATCGTACACACAGTCACAGacgcacacacatacaatacACAACCACAATTGCCGCCGTTTGGCGTTGGCGCTTGTCACAAGGACATTTTTCATGTGCGCaatgtgacattttttggAATTGTTAGTCTGACTCTGGTTTGTGCCAGGCAGCCAGTCGAGAGTGCATAGATGGACCGTGTCATAAAGTGGTGAGTTCAGCAAATGGTTTTTAGtttcgtttaaaaaataaaccacaCACTCAAACAATATAAACGTAGACAGAGGTTTTTTGGGCCAAACAATTtcaaagtatatttttaaatcttctGTTTTTATAAGTACCAATTTTAAGACACATTCAATATTATACTTTCTAGCTTTACTTTAAGCATAACACAAGAATCAGGGAGACTTAAAccacttaaattattttattgtttcaaTTGAAAGTTCCTAAAAAAAAGTCATAGTTTGTACCGATTTGTAATCCCACTGTACCGAATTCTAATTCTCTTTTCTGTCTACTTCCAACAACTGGCACTTTTTTGTAACTGTTTCACTGTTGtcactgccacgccccctgctcTTCGCCCTCTTTTTCCGCCATGGACTTCTACTTTTtgccgttgctgttgtttgatttgaaaataagtTTTGTATATTGTTCACTCCAGTTTTTATGGCACTCGAGCCTAGGTAGTTTGCATGTTGTGTTGCATGTTCCATCTGCTTGTgtctacacagaaaaaaaaattcaaacaagGATCAAAACGatcttaaaacatattatacCTAAGTTAAGAATaccaaatgaataaaatacaaattaaaaaaatatatatataaacattaataaaaatctaaagtTTTTATGATTACATAAAAATTGAACTAGAATTAgttccatttttttctgtgtcgGTGTGGGAATGTGTCTTTTATTCATCGTCCTTTTTGGTCCAATGCTCAACTGCGATTGCAATTGTcgtagttgttgtttttccccgagttgtttgcatttttaaaataattgctaagCACATTTCGATGTTTGAGCATTTGCATACAATGTGCAcactagggtggacttattttgtatgaaatttctaaggccatgctctcaccccttcatatatagcctttttgtatccttaatccattaaagaaagaaaaagtaaaaaataattagttttaggcggtgcgcaacggctttaaagtttattacgctaatttcagattcatctagatgccgtagacttaattttatactttgacagtattttaaaaagtatcttaatcactttcccgagctttttaacaagggatgaagtcgttgataaaattcgagtccctgggagacaattacaacttaaaaacaagaaaggaagctagcttcggccagccgaagcttatatacccttgcagatcattccaattaattaacaaatcgcaaaaatgttcaattttctaatatttctcattaattttccgatcgttcctatggcagctatatgatatagtcgtccgattttgattaaattaaaattgaaattcggaaatatttaaaaagagtcatatcctagagtagaagataataca
It contains:
- the dysc gene encoding whirlin isoform X5, giving the protein MRLGGSGIPYDGDPLTMSAAGNDYAELCDLGPSRWSARPYGYNATAAAAAGFGLGPTLGGTQSSSSVPTGGSAGLSGHHLRGSGAPGPSSFEAEDIGLAFGMISPPPGSGPYVGSSAAAAASGSRVGNSTSSLRGAGGRSGLYYSPPGTSYTIIERPHSPHYYFNSAGVPTKGGSLPGRGSAYLSSSPASHMAAGTAGTLPTSTAASARADRMGQHASSNGNKKRPISPEQVLRMFGATQSSSVPTSSYHYSNGGTRDRDRTGRRSPASSPPSTTHQIYRDRERERDRSVPNIHELTTRTVSMSRDQQIDHGFGICVKGGKDSGLGVYISRIEENSVAERAGLRPGDTILEVNGTPFTSINHEEALKRCVQILKSSRQISMTVRAPPTLNSTAPLHGFGPPSRDPMYASMAPPLHPQNQAAAAAAAAAASGAGLPFRQTCSWMDRHGRPASPPMEYGGRRSERRDRIRRVELLIEPGQSLGLMIRGGVEYGLGIFVTGVDKDSVADRSGLMIGDEILEVNGQSFLDVTHDEAVGQLKYHKRMSLVIRDVGKVPHSCTSIEMEPWDAYSPTGTRARRKGQIATMVEEKARSLLPRHHFASLSYYIAEYSAKAMTIDAFVAVLLEMLDTYEKHTLVTEIRELVFPEDRTRYDELVYRRERDPYSVDRHRRKGDPARDLPEYGCDEHRTRRGSETLLPEYDQDAELATKLSRSFDMKEEGGTLLGDKGVRRHQSMQRLSAEQNGGSTTEQTHEHNPNVVPDHRGNLHITVKKTKPILGIAIEGGANTKHPLPRIINIHENGAAFEAGGLEVGQLILEVDGTKVEGLHHQEVARLIAECFANREKAEITFLVVEAKKSNLEPKPTALIFLEA
- the dysc gene encoding whirlin isoform X4, yielding MRLGGSGIPYDGDPLTMSAAGNDYAELCDLGPSRWSARPYGYNATAAAAAGFGLGPTLGGTQSSSSVPTGGSAGLSGHHLRGSGAPGPSSFEAEDIGLAFGMISPPPGSGPYVGSSAAAAASGSRVGNSTSSLRGAGGRSGLYYSPPGTSYTIIERPHSPHYYFNSAGVPTKGGSLPGRGSAYLSSSPASHMAAGTAGTLPTSTAASARADRMGQHASSNGNKKRPISPEQVLRMFGATQSSSVPTSSYHYSNGGTRDRDRTGRRSPASSPPSTTHQIYRDRERERDRSVPNIHELTTRTVSMSRDQQIDHGFGICVKGGKDSGLGVYISRIEENSVAERAGLRPGDTILEVNGTPFTSINHEEALKRCVQILKSSRQISMTVRAPPTLNSTAPLHGFGPPSRDPMYASMAPPLHPQNQAAAAAAAAAASGAGLPFRQTCSWMDRHGRPASPPMEYGGRRSERRDRIRRVELLIEPGQSLGLMIRGGVEYGLGIFVTGVDKDSVADRSGLMIGDEILEVNGQSFLDVTHDEAVGQLKYHKRMSLVIRDVGKVPHSCTSIEMEPWDAYSPTGTRARRKGQIATMVEEKARSLLPRHHFASLSYYIAEYSAKAMTIDAFVAVLLEMLDTYEKHTLVTEIRELVFPEDRTRYDELVYRRERDPYSVDRHRRKGDPARDLPEYGCDEHRTRRGSETLLPEYDQDAEQELATKLSRSFDMKEEGGTLLGDKGVRRHQSMQRLSAEQNGGSTTEQTHEHNPNVVPDHRGNLHITVKKTKPILGIAIEGGANTKHPLPRIINIHENGAAFEAGGLEVGQLILEVDGTKVEGLHHQEVARLIAECFANREKAEITFLVVEAKKSNLEPKPTALIFLEA